A region from the Lycium barbarum isolate Lr01 chromosome 8, ASM1917538v2, whole genome shotgun sequence genome encodes:
- the LOC132606876 gene encoding transcription factor MYB1-like produces the protein MNNNSFVTMSSGVKKGAWTEEEDHLLRNCIEEYGEGKWHLVPIRAGLNRCRKSCRLRWLNYLRPHIKRGVFSSDEIDLMLRLHKLLGNRWSLIAGRLPGRTANDVKNYWNTHFQKKYNIAPPHLHDQHQKINKCTKITNKHTIIRPQPRKLSNNSPWYCSNKSITNNISTTDDQGNKGKMIMENNNPIITTEEEDSVEWWESLLLASNCNEFDGSTSSLLKKRFNEDLQSLLHEDILLPEISKDGSGVGTTLGLSDYYVDEDVDLWGLLN, from the exons ATGAATAATAATTCTTTTGTTACGATGTCGTCTGGAGTGAAGAAAGGTGCATGGACTGAAGAAGAAGATCATCTTTTAAGAAATTGTATTGAGGAGTACGGAGAAGGAAAGTGGCATCTAGTTCCCATTAGAGCTG GTCTGAATAGATGCAGGAAGAGCTGCAGACTTAGGTGGCTGAATTATCTAAGGCCACACATAAAGAGAGGTGTATTCTCTTCTGATGAAATAGATCTCATGTTGAGGCTTCATAAGCTTTTAGGCAACAG ATGGTCACTTATTGCTGGGAGACTTCCGGGAAGGACAGCAAACGATGTGAAAAATTACTGGAACACCCACTTTCAAAAGAAGTACAATATTGCTCCTCCTCATCTTCATGACCAACACCAAAAGATTAACAAGTGTACTAAGATTACCAACAAACACACTATAATTAGACCTCAACCTCGGAAACTTTCAAATAATTCTCCATGGTACTGCAGCAACAAAAGTATCACAAACAATATTAGTACTACTGACGATCAAGGCAACAAAGGGAAAATGATTATGGAGAACAATAATCCAATAATTACGACAGAAGAAGAGGACAGCGTTGAATGGTGGGAAAGTTTATTGCTGGCCTCTaattgtaatgaatttgatgggagCACATCATCATTATTAAAGAAGAGGTTTAATGAGGATCTACAAAGTTTGTTGCACGAGGATATATTATTACCAGAAATATCCAAGGATGGTAGTGGTGTTGGAACAACATTAGGTTTGAGTGACTATTACGTTGATGAAGATGTTGACCTCTGGGGTCTACTTAATTAA